In Leptospira montravelensis, the genomic window ATAAAAACTGATTCCGCATTTTGAATGTAAGTGGCACTCATCCCAGAAGACGTGGAAAGATATATTTTTCCATCTGTGGTTACATCAATAGCTTCAACTATTGCAACGTCAATTTTTGGCAAAATTCCATGTTCGATGTATTTCACAACATGAGATAAATGCATATCGATGAAATCGGTTTCACCTTGGTTGATAAGATTACGCAAATGAGAATTGGATTGATATGGAATTCTTAATTTTAAAGCGCCAGTTCTAGCTAATGCACCGTCTAGTTCTTCTCCAGTGGATGCACCGGCATATAAATTAATAGAAAACTCTTTTCCTGATTTTATTTCTTCTTCAATTCGTTTGGCAAAAGCAACAGGAATCAGTTTTGGGTATCCAGCCGGTGTAAATCCAGAACATCCTAGAGTGACATGTTGGGGAAGAAGTGCTGCCACTTCTTCTGCTGTTTTAATTTTTTGTTCAATTAAAGGGTTTGTTACGGCCATAATTTTAAATTCTCTTCTTTGACCAAAGATAAAGAGATTGCCTAAAAATAAAAAGTCCAAATTCTGAACGTATGGATTTTCTCTTATATCTGTATTGTTTGCTATTTGGAATCATTCTGGTTACGCCTTTTTTAGTCTTTTATTACAGATTCCGACTGGATGAATCACCCTTTGGTAAAGATGAAGGAGCTTATCTAAAACCCTTTACAGAAAAGAAAAACAATTTGTTGGATTCACTGAAAGACATTCGTTCTGACTTTGATTCGGGCAAATTAACAGAAGAAGAATTCCAAACCCAATCCCTTCCCTATATTGAAGCTTTGGATTCTTTAGAAGCAGAACTAATAGATAAAAAGGCAAATGTGGCAACTCTTCCCACTCCCAAAATCAACGAGAATTGGACTTGTGCCAACTGTGGTTCGTTTGTTGCTGTTCCTAATGCAAAGTTTTGTCCCAATTGTGGAACAAGTCGTTTAGCTTAATAAAAGTATTAATTTGAGCCAGAAAACTGCATATCATACAAACGTTTGTATTTAGAGTTTTGGTTTTTTAATAAATCAGAATGGCTTCCACTTTCTACGATTTCACCGTTTTCTAAATAGTAAATTGTATCTGCAATTTTGACAGTAGATAAACGGTGAGCAATGATGATAACTGTTTTGTTTTCATACAATCTAACAAATGCTTGCTGGATAAGACGTTCAGATTCAGTGTCTAAGGCCGAGGTTGCCTCATCCAAAATTAAAACTTCCGGATTGGCAAGTAGAGTTCTTGCAATTGAAATCCTTTGTCTTTGACCACCCGACAACATTACTCCGCGTTCACCAACGATGGTATCATATCCTTCTTCAAAGGCTTCTATAAACTCAGAGGCAAAGGCATCTTCAGCAGCTCGTCTCACTTCGTCCTCAGATGCGTCAGGTTTTCCGAAAGCAATATTTTCACGAATTGAACCGTTAAATAAAAAGATATTTTGCGAAACCACTCCGATGCGTTGGCGTAAATTATCTAAACTGATATCTTTTGCATTTACACCGTCCCAAAAAATACCACCTTCACTTGGATCGATTAATCTCGGCAAAAGGTCAACTAACGTTGATTTACCGGCTCCAGAAGAACCAACAATCGCGATGGTTCCACCACGGGGCAAACTAAGATTGATATGTTTCAGTGCATAAATATCTGTATTAGGATATAAATAAGAAACGTTTTTATATTCGATGGAGGTAGAAAGTGGTCCCAAAGGATTTGGGACTTCTGGTTCCTTAATGTCCACATTTCTTCCCAAAATTTCAAATACACGATCACTTGCTATGACAGATGCTTGGATTAAATTCACAAGAATACTCATCTGTTTTAACGGGCGCATCAAAAAAATTAAGGTTAGAAAAAAAGCAATAAACATCCCTTTTGAAAAACTTGCATCTTCTAATAAGTAAGCACCTATTCCTAAAAATACCATAGTCACAACAGAGCCAGATAACTCTGTCAAGGCGGGACCTATTTGGTGGTAAAAATGTGTTTTAAAAGTTTTATCAGAAAGGTTTTGATTTACTTTAAAAAATCGATCGGCTTCTTTATCTTCCATTGAAAATGCTCGGATCACTCGAATTCCAGAAATTACTTCCTGAAGGTCCCCATTCAATTCAGATAACTGTTCTTGTTGGTTTTTTGTGGTTCGCCTGATTCGATCAGCGAATGTACTGACAGGTCCTACAATCAACGGAATTACAATAAATAATAAAAAAAACAATTTCCAACTTAATACAAGTAAGATGATCAAATGAGTGACTATATAAAAGAAATCATTAATCGCATCTTTTAGATCATTTGAAACTACTTTTCCAACAATATCCACATCATTGATCACCCGGCTCATAAGCACACCGGTCTTTTCACGATAGAACTCATTTAAAGGTAATACCTGCAGTTTTTTATAGAGAGCTTGTCTGAGATCACTGACAGCAAGTAAACCTGCAGAATTGACAAAGTAAACCGTTCCCGCAAGACAAAGAAGTTTCAAAAAGTAAATAGGTAGGATGATTAAACAAAATAGATATACCAAATCATCAGGTTTTTTATCAACTAGTTCTTCGTTTGTTTTTTGTTTGAGATTGGCAAATTGCCATTCCCAGTATTTAAGTCCCTCGAGTTGGTTTGGTTTGTTGTATTCTGAAAGTAAGGTTTGGTCTTTTTTGGTAAGAGCAATTTGGAACTTGTAATTTTCACCAGTACCCAAGGAATCAAAAATAGGAATCAGAGACGTGAGGGAGGCCCCATTGAATATGGAAACAAATATAGACAGAAATATACCAATACTGAGTCTGTATTTGTATTTTGCCAAGTATGGCCAGAGTTTTCGGTAAATCTTCACGTATGAGAACCTTATCCCTTGTTTTCTTTCTCTTGTCCCTCACTTTTTGCCAAAAGGAAACTCCCCATTTTGACTTAAAAATCGCTCTTCCCTCTGATCCAGCGCATTTGGATCCCCTATTCCTGACTGATTTGTCAGGTCAAAAATTAGCAAAGTTCCTACACCAAGGACTATTCACTCGAGAGAAAAATGGTTTTATTTCTCCTTGGATTCTTTCCTACAAAAAACTTCCACACCCAAAAAATGAAGTCTGGCGCTTCCATCTTCATTCCCATGCGCCTAGTCTTTCCGATATCGAATACAGTTTATCCCGTTTAATTTTTGAAACCTATCCCAGAAAAGGAGACTATCAGTTCTTAGTCTCTATTCGTTTGTCAGCTGAAAACCAAATCGATTTAGAATTTAAACAAGGAACCAAAGAAACAGAGTGGAAAGAAAAACTAAGTTTGCCATTTGCTTCCATCATTGGGAAAGAGGAATGGGAAAAAGGGATTTTAAAGTCTTACGGAATATACAAACTCATCACATGGAAAAAAAATGAGTTTTTAGACTTAGAGTTACAAAGTGAAACAGATCTTGAGTTCCCTAAAAAAATTAGGTTCTTGATTTTACCGCAATCCACCACTTCCTTATTTTTATACAAAAAACATCAACTAGATGCATTCAAACTTACAGACTTTCTACTTTCCTTACCCGAAGCTAATTCCGAATTCACTCTAACAAAAAGAGGAAGGTCTGTTCAGTATGTTGCAATCAACCAGAACAATCCATGTTTTGATATTCATTTTCGTAAAGCGCTCAATTTAGCAATCCCCCGCGAACTGATCATTCAGAAATTATTAGAAAACCATGCCGATTTCACTTATGGACCCGTTCCTTTTATTTACTTGGATAAAATCCAGAAGGAACCAAATAAATTTAAAGAAAAATATGATAAAGATCTAGCGATAGACGAGTTAAAAAAATCTTCCTGTTTTTCAAAAATCAAAAATACCAAATTAGAATTTCGAATGCGAGGTGATGATGAAAACCAAGCAAAAGGAAGAGCCATCAAACAAACGCTAGAGGAAATTGGACTAAAGATCCAAATTAAACCTATGGAAAAAGCTCCCTTATACAAAGAAAATGGAGAAGGCAAAGGAGACCTTACATTACTCACTTGGTATTCCGATTTTGATTCGATATGGAATTTTTTAGATCCACTCTTTCATCCGAATAAAGTTGGTAATGGGGGGAACCGCGCTTTCTATAAAAATGCAGAGGTAGGTAAAATTCTGGACCAACCTTTCAAAAATGATAAGGATGCCGTTAAAGTCATCGAATGGATCCGAGAAGACAAA contains:
- a CDS encoding ABC transporter substrate-binding protein codes for the protein MRTLSLVFFLLSLTFCQKETPHFDLKIALPSDPAHLDPLFLTDLSGQKLAKFLHQGLFTREKNGFISPWILSYKKLPHPKNEVWRFHLHSHAPSLSDIEYSLSRLIFETYPRKGDYQFLVSIRLSAENQIDLEFKQGTKETEWKEKLSLPFASIIGKEEWEKGILKSYGIYKLITWKKNEFLDLELQSETDLEFPKKIRFLILPQSTTSLFLYKKHQLDAFKLTDFLLSLPEANSEFTLTKRGRSVQYVAINQNNPCFDIHFRKALNLAIPRELIIQKLLENHADFTYGPVPFIYLDKIQKEPNKFKEKYDKDLAIDELKKSSCFSKIKNTKLEFRMRGDDENQAKGRAIKQTLEEIGLKIQIKPMEKAPLYKENGEGKGDLTLLTWYSDFDSIWNFLDPLFHPNKVGNGGNRAFYKNAEVGKILDQPFKNDKDAVKVIEWIREDKPWIFLWSIQENYLVSKDFLRYNALVDFL
- a CDS encoding ABC transporter ATP-binding protein, yielding MKIYRKLWPYLAKYKYRLSIGIFLSIFVSIFNGASLTSLIPIFDSLGTGENYKFQIALTKKDQTLLSEYNKPNQLEGLKYWEWQFANLKQKTNEELVDKKPDDLVYLFCLIILPIYFLKLLCLAGTVYFVNSAGLLAVSDLRQALYKKLQVLPLNEFYREKTGVLMSRVINDVDIVGKVVSNDLKDAINDFFYIVTHLIILLVLSWKLFFLLFIVIPLIVGPVSTFADRIRRTTKNQQEQLSELNGDLQEVISGIRVIRAFSMEDKEADRFFKVNQNLSDKTFKTHFYHQIGPALTELSGSVVTMVFLGIGAYLLEDASFSKGMFIAFFLTLIFLMRPLKQMSILVNLIQASVIASDRVFEILGRNVDIKEPEVPNPLGPLSTSIEYKNVSYLYPNTDIYALKHINLSLPRGGTIAIVGSSGAGKSTLVDLLPRLIDPSEGGIFWDGVNAKDISLDNLRQRIGVVSQNIFLFNGSIRENIAFGKPDASEDEVRRAAEDAFASEFIEAFEEGYDTIVGERGVMLSGGQRQRISIARTLLANPEVLILDEATSALDTESERLIQQAFVRLYENKTVIIIAHRLSTVKIADTIYYLENGEIVESGSHSDLLKNQNSKYKRLYDMQFSGSN
- a CDS encoding zinc ribbon domain-containing protein; the protein is MDFLLYLYCLLFGIILVTPFLVFYYRFRLDESPFGKDEGAYLKPFTEKKNNLLDSLKDIRSDFDSGKLTEEEFQTQSLPYIEALDSLEAELIDKKANVATLPTPKINENWTCANCGSFVAVPNAKFCPNCGTSRLA